The Streptomyces sp. HUAS CB01 genome has a segment encoding these proteins:
- a CDS encoding NUDIX hydrolase, producing MSLYDDAVRVLKDYDGGQEELRRTYLDHLADHPDGMWKACEAGHLTASALVVDPARERVLLTLHRKLGMWLQMGGHCEPGDAALADAALREATEESGIAGLTLLPGGPVTLDRHAIPAPCHWHLDVQYAALAAPDAAPAISDESLDLRWFGYAEVAEVADASVVRLLERTRARL from the coding sequence GTGAGCCTGTACGACGACGCGGTCCGCGTCCTCAAGGACTACGACGGCGGGCAGGAAGAGCTTCGCCGGACGTATCTGGACCATCTGGCGGACCATCCCGACGGCATGTGGAAGGCGTGCGAGGCCGGGCATCTCACGGCCAGCGCGCTGGTGGTGGACCCGGCGCGCGAGCGGGTGCTGCTGACCCTGCACAGGAAGCTGGGCATGTGGCTGCAGATGGGCGGCCACTGCGAGCCCGGTGACGCCGCACTCGCGGACGCGGCGCTGCGCGAGGCGACCGAGGAGTCGGGCATCGCCGGGCTGACGCTGCTGCCGGGCGGTCCCGTGACGCTGGACCGGCATGCGATCCCGGCGCCGTGCCACTGGCACCTGGATGTGCAGTACGCCGCGCTGGCGGCGCCGGACGCGGCCCCGGCGATCAGCGACGAGTCGCTCGATCTGCGGTGGTTCGGCTATGCGGAGGTGGCGGAGGTCGCCGACGCGTCAGTCGTGCGTCTGCTGGAGCGGACCCGCGCCCGGCTCTGA
- a CDS encoding M48 metallopeptidase family protein — protein MSADRPLRTRSQQRSTTAQPSHHSATSAVEVRRSARRRRTVSAYRDGDRTVVLIPARMSEAEEQRWVTVMLDKLAAQESRRTLGDGELAERARRLSEQYLDGRARPASVRWVTNQNTRWGSCTPAEGSIRLSHRLKGMPEYVVDYVLLHELAHLLVPGHGPRFWRLLEPYPRTERARGYLEGVVAADRLPHLPAARAE, from the coding sequence GTGTCCGCCGACCGACCGCTCCGCACCCGGAGTCAGCAGCGCAGCACGACCGCCCAGCCGTCCCACCACTCCGCGACGAGCGCGGTCGAGGTCCGCCGCAGTGCCAGGCGCCGCAGAACGGTCTCCGCGTACCGGGACGGCGACCGCACCGTGGTGCTCATCCCGGCCCGGATGTCCGAGGCGGAGGAGCAGCGCTGGGTGACGGTGATGCTGGACAAGCTCGCGGCCCAGGAGAGCAGGCGGACACTCGGCGACGGGGAACTGGCGGAACGCGCGCGGCGGCTGTCCGAGCAGTACCTGGACGGGCGCGCCAGGCCGGCGTCGGTGCGCTGGGTGACCAACCAGAACACCCGCTGGGGTTCCTGCACCCCCGCCGAGGGCAGCATCCGTCTGTCGCACCGGCTGAAGGGCATGCCGGAGTACGTCGTGGACTACGTGCTCCTCCACGAGCTCGCCCACCTCCTGGTCCCGGGCCACGGGCCCCGCTTCTGGCGGCTCCTGGAGCCCTACCCGCGCACCGAGCGCGCCCGCGGCTACCTCGAGGGCGTGGTCGCCGCGGACCGACTGCCCCATCTGCCGGCCGCCCGCGCCGAGTGA
- a CDS encoding TOMM precursor leader peptide-binding protein gives MHPVVKPALRQAWRDLRYVQFGVTAAHAVVMGPVDTATGSLLSLFDGTRGLPRLRQEARAIGLPDGHVDALLERLAEAGLVDDVTGGGPTAAALRKRTAAYERLRPDLASLSVVHPEPGGGAARLAARGAMRVQVRGAGRVGATLAAVLSASGVGQVEVLDGGRVEPWDVAPGGVPAEAVGERRSVVAQQLVRRSAPSRARRTPRRPEGGPPEPPPLSLVIVAPRDGLAAYVPDPGTAEDWMTTGTPHLYAGVVEASGVVGPLVLPGGSACANCLALRRADRDPVWPRMTAQWRTPRHRVSGPGPCDLGLATTVAGLAASHALSFLDGELPAGTGARWELSMPLLEWRSRQIRAHPDCPCGAAGQTEGERASGAGTPHDTMTRVSASTEQCQMADSARQLGIGGAHV, from the coding sequence ATGCATCCGGTGGTGAAGCCTGCGCTTCGGCAGGCATGGCGGGACCTGCGTTATGTGCAGTTCGGGGTGACGGCGGCGCATGCCGTGGTGATGGGGCCGGTCGACACGGCGACCGGCAGCCTGCTGTCGCTGTTCGACGGTACGCGGGGGCTGCCCCGGCTGCGCCAGGAGGCCCGGGCCATAGGACTGCCCGACGGCCATGTCGACGCGTTGCTGGAGCGGCTGGCGGAGGCGGGCCTGGTGGACGACGTGACGGGCGGCGGGCCGACGGCGGCCGCGCTGCGGAAACGGACGGCAGCGTACGAACGGCTGCGCCCCGACCTGGCGTCGCTGTCGGTGGTCCATCCCGAACCGGGCGGCGGGGCGGCCCGGTTGGCCGCCCGCGGCGCGATGCGGGTACAGGTGCGGGGCGCGGGCCGGGTCGGTGCGACGCTGGCGGCCGTGCTGTCCGCCTCCGGGGTGGGTCAGGTGGAGGTGCTCGACGGAGGGCGCGTGGAGCCGTGGGACGTGGCGCCGGGCGGGGTGCCCGCGGAGGCCGTGGGTGAGCGCAGGTCCGTGGTCGCGCAGCAGCTCGTGCGCCGGTCCGCCCCGAGCAGGGCGCGGCGAACGCCGCGTCGGCCCGAGGGCGGACCACCGGAGCCCCCTCCGCTCTCCTTGGTGATCGTCGCGCCGCGCGACGGCCTCGCGGCGTACGTGCCGGATCCGGGGACCGCCGAGGACTGGATGACCACCGGGACTCCCCATCTGTACGCGGGTGTTGTCGAGGCGTCCGGCGTGGTGGGTCCTCTGGTGCTGCCCGGGGGCTCGGCGTGCGCGAACTGTCTGGCGCTGCGGCGGGCCGACCGGGATCCGGTGTGGCCGAGAATGACGGCCCAGTGGCGGACCCCCCGCCACCGGGTTTCGGGCCCGGGGCCGTGCGACCTCGGGCTCGCCACGACGGTCGCCGGCTTGGCCGCCTCGCACGCCCTGTCGTTCCTGGACGGTGAACTGCCCGCCGGCACTGGGGCGCGCTGGGAACTGTCGATGCCGCTGCTCGAGTGGCGATCGCGGCAGATCCGGGCCCATCCGGACTGCCCCTGCGGGGCCGCTGGGCAGACTGAGGGGGAGCGCGCCTCGGGGGCGGGAACGCCGCACGACACAATGACCCGGGTATCAGCGTCGACGGAGCAGTGCCAGATGGCGGACTCGGCACGGCAGCTGGGAATTGGAGGGGCGCATGTCTGA
- a CDS encoding AIM24 family protein, translating into MQSPLFSHAEQQSQERYVVQNPQLLRVALTGHDDVLARKGAMVAYQGLIDFDGEYQSRSQRNARARTGEGLDLMRCSGQGTVYFANLAQYVHVVDVDQDGMTVDSAYVLALDSALHTEVIAVDSQYGISGSGKYQLNISGRGKVALMTSGQPLMMQVTPDKYVNVDADAIVAWSSSLRVQMQAQTHSTGVWRRRGNTGEGWELSFLGQGFALVQPSEVLPPQNAQIGQGARAQFGMGQHGSHSQNQNNVWN; encoded by the coding sequence ATGCAGAGCCCGCTTTTCAGCCACGCGGAACAGCAGTCCCAGGAGCGCTACGTCGTGCAGAACCCGCAGCTCCTGCGGGTCGCGCTCACCGGCCACGACGACGTCCTCGCCCGCAAGGGCGCGATGGTCGCCTACCAGGGACTGATCGACTTCGACGGCGAGTACCAGTCGAGGAGCCAGCGCAACGCCCGTGCGCGCACCGGCGAGGGCCTCGACCTGATGCGCTGCTCGGGGCAGGGGACGGTCTACTTCGCCAACCTCGCGCAGTACGTCCACGTGGTGGACGTGGACCAGGACGGCATGACGGTCGACAGCGCCTACGTGCTGGCGCTGGACTCCGCGCTGCACACGGAGGTCATCGCCGTGGACAGCCAGTACGGCATCTCCGGCTCCGGGAAGTACCAGCTCAACATCTCGGGCCGGGGCAAGGTCGCGCTGATGACCTCGGGGCAGCCGCTGATGATGCAGGTCACCCCGGACAAGTACGTCAACGTGGACGCGGACGCGATCGTCGCCTGGTCCTCCTCGCTGCGGGTGCAGATGCAGGCGCAGACCCACTCCACCGGGGTCTGGCGGCGCCGGGGCAACACGGGAGAGGGCTGGGAGCTCAGCTTCCTCGGGCAGGGGTTCGCCCTCGTCCAGCCCAGTGAGGTCCTGCCGCCGCAGAACGCCCAGATCGGGCAGGGCGCACGGGCCCAGTTCGGCATGGGCCAGCACGGATCCCACAGCCAGAACCAGAACAACGTCTGGAACTGA
- a CDS encoding TerD family protein, which translates to MAREFQRGHKAKISDLTPGTDLYVGVQISAPGLTFDISCFGLDANEQLSDDRYFIFFNQPKSPEESVQLLGAQAGDTESFRVTLDRVPAHIHKLSFTATIDGAGQMSQIGPGYIRIVAGGEEVVRYAFTGSEFSTERAVMLGDFYLKDVWRFAAVGQGFDGGLDALLKNFGGEVAEEEPAPQQPQQGVPGFAPPAAPAVPAPAPSFGVPAAPPAPQAPQAPQPAPAFGAPAAAPAPAPQMHAAPTIAAPMTPPAGTVPPQAPPSPYGQPQQPQFGQVPGQPPGQVPAAPAPYGQQPAPYGGPGAAPQGVPQGAPQAGAGLQAALQPYKELPTGQRWTPQNQQLMRVDLAMGGTPVLARQGSMVMYQGKVDFGYKGAGFSGRIVGNATGQEMQLMRCSGRGQVFLAEGGAHLHPVELQGDAICVSAENVLAFDESLQHEVRRIEGHGIPGGALFTMQFQGTGTVVVKTHGIPVVLPVTPTTFADSNAVVAWSAASQVILSSQVRLRRNAYPGHSGETVNLQFRGAPGNFIVVQPYEV; encoded by the coding sequence ATGGCCAGGGAATTCCAACGCGGCCACAAGGCCAAGATCAGTGATCTGACACCGGGGACCGATCTGTACGTGGGTGTGCAGATCTCCGCTCCCGGGCTGACCTTCGACATCAGCTGCTTCGGTCTCGACGCCAACGAGCAGCTCTCGGACGACCGCTATTTCATCTTCTTCAATCAGCCGAAATCGCCCGAGGAGTCCGTCCAGCTGCTCGGTGCGCAGGCCGGCGACACGGAGTCGTTCCGCGTCACGCTGGACCGGGTTCCGGCACACATCCACAAGCTGTCGTTCACCGCGACCATCGACGGCGCCGGTCAGATGTCGCAGATCGGCCCCGGCTACATCCGGATCGTCGCGGGCGGCGAGGAAGTCGTCCGCTACGCCTTCACCGGCTCGGAGTTCTCCACCGAACGTGCCGTGATGCTGGGCGACTTCTACCTCAAGGACGTCTGGCGGTTCGCCGCCGTCGGCCAGGGGTTCGACGGCGGCCTCGACGCGCTGCTGAAGAACTTCGGCGGTGAGGTGGCCGAGGAGGAGCCCGCTCCGCAGCAGCCGCAGCAGGGTGTGCCCGGGTTCGCCCCGCCGGCCGCCCCGGCCGTCCCTGCGCCCGCCCCCTCGTTCGGCGTTCCCGCGGCGCCCCCGGCCCCGCAGGCTCCTCAGGCGCCCCAGCCGGCTCCCGCGTTCGGCGCGCCTGCGGCGGCCCCCGCCCCCGCCCCGCAGATGCACGCGGCGCCCACGATCGCGGCCCCGATGACGCCTCCCGCCGGCACGGTGCCGCCCCAGGCGCCGCCGTCGCCGTACGGACAGCCGCAGCAGCCGCAGTTCGGGCAGGTCCCGGGTCAGCCGCCGGGGCAGGTGCCCGCGGCGCCGGCCCCCTACGGCCAGCAGCCCGCCCCGTACGGCGGTCCCGGGGCGGCGCCGCAGGGTGTTCCCCAGGGCGCCCCGCAGGCCGGCGCCGGCCTCCAGGCGGCCCTCCAGCCGTACAAGGAGCTGCCCACCGGCCAGCGGTGGACCCCGCAGAACCAGCAGCTCATGCGGGTCGACCTGGCCATGGGCGGCACGCCCGTGCTCGCCCGCCAGGGCAGCATGGTGATGTACCAGGGCAAGGTCGACTTCGGCTACAAGGGCGCCGGCTTCTCCGGCCGGATCGTCGGCAACGCCACGGGCCAGGAGATGCAGCTGATGCGCTGCAGCGGCCGCGGTCAGGTCTTCCTCGCCGAGGGCGGCGCGCATCTGCACCCCGTCGAGCTCCAGGGGGACGCGATCTGCGTCTCCGCGGAGAACGTGCTCGCCTTCGACGAGTCGCTGCAGCACGAGGTCCGCCGTATCGAGGGGCACGGCATTCCCGGCGGTGCGCTGTTCACGATGCAGTTCCAGGGCACCGGCACGGTCGTCGTCAAGACCCACGGCATCCCGGTGGTGCTCCCGGTGACGCCCACCACGTTCGCCGACTCCAACGCCGTGGTGGCCTGGTCGGCGGCCTCCCAGGTGATCCTCTCCAGCCAGGTGCGACTGCGCCGCAACGCCTACCCGGGCCACAGCGGAGAGACCGTGAACCTCCAGTTCCGGGGCGCCCCCGGCAACTTCATCGTCGTCCAGCCCTACGAGGTCTGA
- a CDS encoding AIM24 family protein, translated as MNQQLAGFAPTPVVARMENHGRTMLKVAMASGQDLYARAGSMVAYEGFVQYEPNPPAVRQIAGQWVTGEGAPIMKCSGDGLLYLADYGADVVVINLNNDSISVNGTNLLAFDAHLQWGVERVKGLAKFAGQGLWNVTVAGTGWVALTSRGTPIVVDCGRGEDETYVDPDALVAWSPNLKVKGKRSFKASSLIGRGSGEAYQMAFSGQGIVVVQPSEDSTDRLRVRG; from the coding sequence ATGAACCAGCAACTCGCGGGCTTTGCCCCGACGCCCGTGGTGGCCCGGATGGAGAACCACGGCCGCACGATGCTCAAGGTCGCCATGGCCTCGGGCCAGGACCTGTACGCACGTGCCGGTTCGATGGTCGCCTACGAGGGCTTCGTCCAGTACGAGCCGAACCCGCCCGCCGTCCGGCAGATCGCCGGCCAGTGGGTCACCGGCGAGGGCGCGCCCATCATGAAGTGCTCTGGTGACGGGCTCCTCTACCTGGCCGACTACGGCGCCGACGTCGTGGTCATCAACCTCAACAACGACTCGATCTCGGTCAACGGCACCAATCTGCTCGCCTTCGACGCCCATCTGCAGTGGGGCGTCGAGCGGGTCAAGGGCCTCGCCAAGTTCGCCGGCCAGGGGCTGTGGAACGTCACGGTCGCGGGCACCGGATGGGTCGCGCTCACCTCGCGCGGCACACCGATCGTCGTCGACTGCGGCCGCGGCGAGGACGAGACCTACGTCGACCCGGACGCCCTGGTCGCCTGGTCGCCGAACCTGAAGGTGAAGGGCAAGCGCAGCTTCAAGGCCTCCTCCCTCATCGGGCGGGGCAGTGGAGAGGCCTACCAGATGGCCTTCTCGGGCCAGGGCATCGTCGTCGTACAGCCGAGTGAGGACAGCACCGACCGCCTGCGCGTCCGGGGCTGA
- a CDS encoding ABC1 kinase family protein translates to MSDLPRKAVTRTAKLAALPLSFAGRATWGLGKRIGGKSAEIVARELQQRTAEQLFKVLGELKGGAMKFGQALSVFESALPEEVAGPYRAALTKLQDAAPPMPTRTVHEALAERLGEDWRELFLEFEDKPAAAASIGQVHRAVWHDGREVAVKVQYPGAGEALLSDLSQLSRFARLLGPLIPGMDIKPLIAELHDRVSEELDYELEAQAQREHAAEFAGDPDVVVPDVVHQADQVLVTEWIDGTPLAEVISGGTQEQRDRAGQLLARFLFSGPARTGLLHADPHPGNFRLLPAADAAEGEGDPAEWRLGVLDFGTVDRLPGGLPRTIGDSLRMTLEGEAEAVYGVLCEEGFVKESIDLDPDAVLEYLLPIIEPADADRFTFSRGWMRTQAARIADPRSPAHQLGKQLNLPPAYLLIHRVTLSTIGVLCQLNATVRLRDELESWLPGFLAGAESGIDTEADAEAVAGGMVAEA, encoded by the coding sequence ATGTCTGATCTTCCCCGGAAGGCGGTCACCCGTACGGCCAAGTTGGCCGCTCTGCCACTGAGCTTCGCCGGCCGTGCCACATGGGGGCTGGGCAAGCGGATCGGCGGCAAGTCAGCGGAGATCGTGGCGCGAGAGCTGCAACAGCGCACGGCGGAGCAGTTGTTCAAGGTGCTCGGCGAGCTGAAGGGCGGTGCGATGAAGTTCGGGCAGGCGCTGTCCGTCTTCGAGTCGGCCCTGCCCGAGGAGGTGGCCGGGCCCTACCGGGCCGCACTGACGAAGCTTCAGGACGCCGCGCCCCCGATGCCGACGCGCACGGTCCACGAGGCGCTTGCGGAGCGGCTGGGCGAGGACTGGCGCGAGCTCTTCCTGGAGTTCGAGGACAAACCGGCGGCCGCCGCGTCCATCGGCCAGGTCCACCGCGCGGTCTGGCACGACGGGCGCGAGGTCGCGGTGAAGGTCCAGTACCCGGGAGCGGGCGAGGCGCTGCTCTCGGACCTGTCCCAGTTGAGCCGCTTCGCCAGGCTGCTGGGGCCGCTCATCCCGGGCATGGACATCAAGCCGCTGATCGCCGAGCTCCACGACCGGGTCTCGGAGGAGCTGGACTACGAGTTGGAGGCCCAGGCCCAGCGGGAGCACGCGGCGGAGTTCGCGGGCGACCCCGACGTGGTGGTGCCCGATGTGGTGCACCAGGCCGACCAGGTGCTGGTCACCGAGTGGATCGACGGGACACCGCTGGCAGAGGTGATCAGCGGCGGTACGCAGGAGCAGCGCGACCGTGCCGGCCAGCTGCTGGCCCGCTTCCTGTTCTCCGGCCCCGCCCGGACGGGCCTGCTGCACGCCGACCCGCACCCCGGGAACTTCCGGCTGCTGCCCGCCGCCGATGCGGCGGAGGGCGAAGGGGATCCGGCCGAATGGCGGCTCGGTGTGCTGGACTTCGGCACGGTGGACCGGCTGCCCGGCGGACTGCCCAGGACCATCGGCGACTCGCTCCGGATGACGCTGGAGGGAGAGGCCGAGGCGGTCTACGGGGTCCTGTGCGAGGAGGGCTTCGTCAAGGAGTCGATCGACCTCGACCCGGACGCGGTGCTGGAGTATCTGCTGCCGATCATCGAACCCGCGGATGCGGACCGGTTCACCTTCTCCCGCGGCTGGATGCGGACCCAGGCGGCACGGATAGCCGATCCCCGTTCTCCCGCGCACCAGTTGGGCAAACAGCTCAATCTGCCGCCGGCCTATCTGCTGATCCATCGTGTGACGTTGAGCACGATAGGCGTGCTGTGCCAGCTGAACGCGACCGTGCGGCTGCGGGACGAACTGGAGTCCTGGCTGCCCGGTTTCCTGGCGGGCGCCGAGAGCGGCATCGACACCGAGGCCGACGCGGAGGCCGTGGCCGGCGGCATGGTGGCGGAGGCCTGA
- a CDS encoding zinc-dependent metalloprotease has product MSDTPFGFGLPPEEPENGDEGKKKDPAGGGQGSGGGQGGPASPFGGFGFPGAPGGGDNPFAAMFGSLNPTDLGAAFQQLGQMLSYEGGPVNWDMAKQIARQTVSQGTQDGTKDSSVGPAERAAVQEAVRLADLWLDGATSLPSGAGTAVAWSRAEWVEATLPAWQQLVDPVAERVGVAMGDVLPEEMQAMAGPLIGMMRSMGGAMFGQQIGQAIGVLAGEVVGSTDVGLPLGPAGKAALLPLNIEAFGKDLGVPKDEIRLYLALREAAHQRLFAHVPWLRSHLFGAVEGYARGIKVDTSKLEDVVGQFDPAHPEQIQEALQQGMFQPEETPEQKAALARLETALALVEGWVDAVVHDAAKNRLTSAGALRETLRRRRASGGPAEQTFATLIGLQLRPRRLRDASRLWASLTDARGMDGRDGLWAHPDMLPTATDLDDPDGFVHREQLDFSELDKMLGEAAEGRDGDDTDK; this is encoded by the coding sequence GTGAGTGACACCCCATTCGGATTCGGCCTTCCGCCGGAGGAGCCGGAGAACGGCGACGAGGGCAAGAAGAAGGACCCCGCCGGAGGTGGGCAGGGCTCCGGCGGCGGCCAGGGCGGCCCGGCCAGCCCCTTCGGCGGGTTCGGTTTCCCGGGCGCACCGGGCGGCGGGGACAATCCGTTCGCCGCGATGTTCGGCTCGCTGAACCCGACCGACCTCGGTGCGGCCTTCCAGCAGCTCGGCCAGATGCTGAGCTACGAGGGCGGTCCGGTGAACTGGGACATGGCGAAGCAGATCGCCCGCCAGACGGTCTCCCAGGGCACTCAGGACGGCACGAAGGACTCCAGCGTCGGCCCCGCCGAGCGCGCCGCGGTCCAGGAGGCCGTGCGCCTCGCCGACCTGTGGCTCGACGGCGCGACGTCCCTGCCCTCGGGTGCCGGCACCGCCGTGGCGTGGAGCCGTGCGGAGTGGGTCGAGGCGACCCTGCCGGCGTGGCAGCAGCTCGTCGATCCCGTGGCCGAGCGCGTGGGCGTCGCCATGGGCGATGTGCTGCCCGAGGAGATGCAGGCGATGGCGGGCCCGCTGATCGGCATGATGCGCTCCATGGGCGGCGCGATGTTCGGCCAGCAGATCGGCCAGGCCATCGGCGTGCTGGCGGGCGAGGTCGTCGGTTCGACGGACGTCGGGCTGCCGCTGGGACCGGCCGGGAAGGCCGCGCTCCTTCCGCTGAACATCGAGGCGTTCGGCAAGGACCTCGGCGTCCCCAAGGACGAGATCCGGCTGTACCTGGCGCTGCGCGAGGCCGCCCACCAGCGGCTCTTCGCGCATGTCCCGTGGCTGCGCTCGCATCTGTTCGGCGCGGTCGAGGGGTACGCCCGCGGCATCAAGGTCGACACGTCCAAGCTCGAGGACGTGGTGGGGCAGTTCGACCCCGCGCACCCCGAGCAGATCCAGGAGGCGCTCCAGCAGGGCATGTTCCAGCCGGAGGAGACCCCCGAGCAGAAGGCCGCGCTGGCCCGTCTGGAGACCGCGCTCGCCCTGGTCGAGGGCTGGGTGGACGCCGTGGTGCACGACGCGGCCAAGAACAGGCTGACGTCGGCGGGCGCCCTGCGCGAGACCCTTCGCCGGCGCCGTGCCTCGGGAGGTCCCGCCGAGCAGACGTTCGCCACGCTCATCGGTCTCCAGCTGCGTCCGCGCCGGCTGCGCGACGCCTCCCGGCTGTGGGCGTCGCTCACCGACGCGCGCGGCATGGACGGCCGCGACGGCCTCTGGGCCCACCCGGACATGCTGCCGACGGCCACGGACCTCGACGACCCGGACGGGTTCGTCCACCGGGAGCAGCTCGACTTCTCGGAGCTGGACAAGATGCTCGGCGAGGCGGCCGAGGGCCGGGACGGGGACGACACCGACAAGTGA
- a CDS encoding WhiB family transcriptional regulator encodes MQLEAHAPSVPPSQTIPPPGLTEDSTLTPLTALTALDDAIENLGVPVPCRSYDPEVFFAESPADVEYAKSLCRTCPLVEACLAGAKERREPWGVWGGELFVQGVVVARKRPRGRPRKNPVAA; translated from the coding sequence GTGCAACTCGAAGCGCACGCCCCGTCCGTACCGCCTTCCCAAACGATCCCCCCGCCCGGTCTCACGGAGGACTCCACCTTGACCCCCCTCACCGCGCTCACCGCGCTCGACGACGCCATCGAGAACCTCGGCGTACCCGTCCCCTGCCGTTCCTACGACCCGGAGGTCTTCTTCGCCGAGTCGCCCGCGGACGTCGAGTACGCCAAGTCCCTCTGCCGTACCTGCCCGCTGGTCGAGGCCTGCCTCGCCGGTGCCAAGGAGCGGCGTGAGCCGTGGGGTGTCTGGGGCGGAGAGCTCTTCGTCCAGGGTGTGGTCGTCGCCCGCAAGCGGCCGCGTGGCCGCCCGCGCAAGAACCCGGTCGCGGCATGA
- a CDS encoding ATP-dependent DNA helicase UvrD2: MTAATHSSLFPQVPESADAVLDGLDPEQRAVATALSGPVCVLAGAGTGKTRAITHRIAYGVRAGILQPASVLAVTFTNRAAGEMRGRLRQLGAGGVQARTFHSAALRQLQYFWPKAVGGEVPRLLERKIQLVAEAAARCRIRLDRNELRDVTSEIEWAKVTQTVPADYPAAVAKSLRDAPRDPAEIGQIYALYEQLKRDRSVIDFEDVLLLTVGILQDRHDIADQIRRQYQHFVVDEYQDVSPLQQRLLELWLGDRDSLCVVGDASQTIYSFTGATPDHLLNFRTRHPQATVVKLVRDYRSTPQVVHLANGLLGQARGRAAEHRLELVSQRDPGPEPSYTEYGDEPAEAEGTARRIRDLIAAGVPAGEIAVLFRVNAQSEVYEQALADAGVPYQLRGAERFFERAEVREAGVALRGAARAGGNDALLDDAEDLPSQVRAVLSTKGWTTEPPAGSGAVRDRWESLAALVRLAEDFARVRPGAGLADLVAELDERAAAQHAPTVQGVTLASLHSAKGLEWDAVFLVGLTEGMMPITYAKTDEQVEEERRLLYVGVTRARLHLSLSWALSRSPGGRASRRPTRFLNGLRPGSAAPGTRTAGGAGGIERGAGGRRKRRGPVLCRVCGKTLTDAGEMKLMRCEDCPSDMDEALYERLREWRSEQARELGQPAYCVFTDKTLMAIAETVPGTEGELAGISGVGGRKLDRFGADVLAICAGQEVGGSAEDD, encoded by the coding sequence GTGACAGCAGCAACGCACTCCTCCCTCTTCCCTCAGGTCCCCGAGTCCGCGGACGCGGTGCTCGACGGGCTCGACCCCGAGCAGCGGGCGGTCGCGACCGCCCTGAGCGGCCCGGTGTGCGTCCTGGCCGGCGCCGGCACGGGCAAGACGCGTGCGATCACCCATCGCATCGCCTACGGAGTGCGCGCCGGGATACTCCAGCCGGCGAGCGTGCTGGCCGTCACGTTCACCAACCGTGCCGCGGGGGAGATGCGCGGACGGCTGCGGCAGCTCGGCGCGGGCGGCGTCCAGGCCCGCACGTTCCACTCGGCGGCCCTGCGGCAGCTCCAGTACTTCTGGCCGAAAGCAGTCGGCGGGGAGGTTCCGAGGCTGCTGGAGCGCAAGATCCAGCTCGTCGCCGAGGCTGCCGCCCGCTGCCGGATCCGGCTCGACCGCAATGAGCTCAGGGACGTGACCAGCGAGATCGAATGGGCCAAGGTCACCCAGACCGTCCCCGCCGACTATCCCGCCGCCGTCGCCAAGTCCCTCAGGGACGCGCCGCGCGACCCCGCGGAGATCGGCCAGATCTATGCGCTGTACGAGCAGCTGAAGCGCGACCGCTCGGTGATCGACTTCGAGGACGTGCTGCTGCTCACCGTCGGCATCCTCCAGGACCGCCACGACATCGCCGACCAGATCCGCCGCCAGTACCAGCACTTCGTGGTGGACGAGTACCAGGACGTGTCGCCGCTCCAGCAGCGGCTGCTGGAGCTGTGGCTCGGCGACCGGGACAGCCTGTGCGTCGTCGGTGACGCCAGCCAGACGATCTACTCCTTCACCGGAGCCACCCCGGACCATCTGCTGAACTTCCGCACGCGTCACCCCCAGGCGACGGTGGTCAAGCTGGTGCGCGACTACCGGTCGACCCCCCAGGTCGTCCACCTGGCCAACGGTCTGCTCGGACAGGCGCGCGGCCGCGCCGCCGAGCACCGGCTGGAACTGGTCTCGCAGCGCGATCCCGGCCCGGAGCCGTCCTACACGGAGTACGGGGACGAGCCCGCCGAGGCCGAGGGCACCGCCCGCCGGATCCGCGACCTGATCGCCGCGGGCGTCCCGGCCGGCGAGATCGCCGTGCTGTTCCGGGTCAACGCCCAGTCCGAGGTCTACGAGCAGGCCCTCGCCGACGCGGGCGTGCCCTACCAGCTGCGCGGCGCGGAGCGGTTCTTCGAGCGTGCCGAGGTCCGGGAGGCCGGTGTCGCGCTGCGGGGAGCGGCCCGCGCCGGGGGGAACGACGCCCTGCTGGACGACGCGGAGGACCTGCCCTCGCAGGTCCGGGCCGTGCTGTCCACCAAGGGCTGGACCACCGAGCCCCCCGCCGGGTCGGGTGCGGTGCGCGACCGCTGGGAGTCGCTGGCCGCCCTCGTCCGGCTGGCCGAGGACTTCGCCCGGGTCCGGCCCGGGGCCGGACTGGCCGATCTCGTCGCCGAGCTCGACGAGCGCGCCGCCGCCCAGCACGCCCCGACCGTCCAGGGCGTCACCCTGGCCTCCCTGCACTCGGCCAAGGGCCTGGAGTGGGACGCCGTCTTCCTGGTCGGGCTCACCGAGGGGATGATGCCGATCACGTACGCCAAGACGGACGAGCAGGTCGAGGAGGAGCGCCGGCTCCTCTATGTCGGCGTCACCCGCGCCCGGCTCCATCTGTCGCTCTCCTGGGCGCTCTCCCGCTCGCCCGGCGGCCGCGCGTCCCGCCGCCCCACCCGCTTCCTGAACGGGCTCAGGCCCGGCTCCGCGGCCCCAGGCACCCGAACGGCCGGTGGCGCCGGAGGAATCGAGCGAGGCGCCGGAGGCCGCCGGAAGCGACGCGGTCCGGTGCTGTGCCGGGTGTGCGGCAAGACGCTCACCGACGCCGGTGAGATGAAGCTGATGCGCTGTGAGGACTGCCCGTCCGACATGGACGAGGCGCTGTACGAGCGTCTGCGCGAGTGGCGCTCGGAGCAGGCCAGGGAGCTGGGCCAGCCGGCGTACTGCGTCTTCACCGACAAGACCCTCATGGCGATCGCCGAGACCGTGCCCGGCACCGAGGGGGAGCTCGCCGGGATCTCGGGGGTCGGCGGACGCAAGCTCGACCGCTTCGGCGCCGATGTCCTGGCCATTTGCGCAGGCCAGGAGGTCGGCGGAAGCGCTGAGGACGACTGA